In Bacillus thuringiensis, the DNA window TAGTAAAGATGGTCAAGATTATGTAATCATCGATACAGCTGGTATGCGTAAAAAAGGGAAAGTATACGAAAGTACAGAAAAGTATAGTGTACTCCGTGCACTAAGAGCGATTGAACGTTCTGACGTTGTTTTAGTCGTTTTAGACGGAGAAGAAGGAATTATTGAACAGGATAAAAAAATCGCTGGATATGCTCATGATTCAGGACGTGCTGTTATTATCGTCGTAAACAAATGGGATGCAGTGAAAAAAGATGAAAAAACAATGAAAGCATTTGAAGAAAACATCCGTGCTCATTTCCAATTTTTAGAGTACGCACCGATTGTATTCTTATCTGCGAAAACGAAAAAACGTACACAAACATTATTACCAGTTATTAATGAAGTAAATGAAAGCCATAGTATTCGTATTCAAACGAACGTATTAAATGATGTAATTATGGATGCGGTAGCGATGAATCCAACGCCAACTCATAATGGTAGCCGTTTGAAAATCTTCTATGCGACACAGGTTGCGGTAAAACCACCAACATTTGTTATATTTGTAAACGATACAGAGTTAATGCACTTCTCATATGAGCGCTTCTTAAAGAATCGTTTACGTGAAGCGTTCGGTTTTGTAGGAACGCCAATTCACATTATCGCTAGAGCAAGAGACTAATGGAGAGGATGTGATTTTATGACAAAAATCACAGTAGTAGGAGCAGGTAGCTGGGGAACAGCGTTAGCGATGGTATTGGCTGACAATGGACATGATGTACGAATTTGGGGAAATCGCTCTGAACTCATGGATGAGATTAATACGAAACATGAGAATAGTCGATACCTTCCAGGAATTACATTGCCAAGCACAATCGTAGCCTACTCTTCTTTAGAAGAAGCATTAGTAGATGTAAATGTAGTACTTCTTGTAGTACCAACGAAAGCGTATAGAGAAGTATTGCAAGATATGAAGAAATATGTAGCGGGTCCGATTACTTGGGTTCATGCAAGTAAAGGAATTGAACCTGGTACGTCAAAACGTATTTCAGAAGTGATTGAGGAAGAAATTCCAGAGAACTTGATTAAAGACGTTGTTGTACTGTCTGGACCGAGTCATGCTGAAGAAGTCGGTTTACGTCAAGAGACGACGGTTACGTCTGCAGCAAAGCGTATGGAAGCGGCTGAGGAAGTACAAGACCTGTTTATGAATAGTTACTTCCGTGTATACACAAATCCAGATATCGTTGGAGTTGAACTTGGTGGTGCGTTAAAAAATATCATCGCATTAGCTGCTGGGATAACTGATGGACTTGGATTAGGTGATAATGCGAAAGCAGCATTAATGACACGTGGTTTAACGGAGATTGCTCGTTTAGGAAGAAAAATGGGCGGAAATCCATTAACTTTTGCTGGTCTAACTGGTATGGGAGACTTAATTGTAACTTGTACAAGTGTTCATAGCCGAAATTGGCGCGCTGGAAATATGCTTGGAAAAGGACACTCTTTAGAAGAAGTGTTAGAAAGTATGGGTATGGTTGTAGAAGGTGTAAGAACAACGAAAGCTGCTCACGAATTAGCAGAGAAAATGGAAGTTGAAATGCCGATTACAGCTGCTTTATATGACGTGCTATTCAATGGGAATAATGTGAAAGATGCAGTAGGCTCATTAATGGGACGTGTTCGAAAACATGAAGTGGAAGCTATACCTGACTTACTTTAAAAAAAGCGACAGAAGTACATTTGTACTTCTGTCGCTTTTTATTTTTATGGGTCTTTTCACCATTTTTTTAATTTTGCATAGGATGAAGAGTAACTTGAGGAGAGGGTGAAAAGAATGGATAATAACATTTTTAATAACATTGAAAAAGAAGCGAAAGTGAATAAAGAAGATATTTTTAAATTAGCATCATCTGTACAAAATGCGAATTTACGTGATGAGACTGTGCTTCGTCAATTGATTCATCAAGTGGCTCTTATGGCAGGACGTGAAGTGCCGAAAGAACAAGAGGATCAAATTGTAAAAGCGATCATTAACAATAATATGCCCGCTGACTTTGGCTCGTTAAGCAAAATGTTTAAAAAATAAAATATAAGAAACAAAGAGTTTGTAGATTGCATATGATAGCCATGAAAGTATGGGAATAGAGCTGTTTTGGGCATATTTGGTCAACCGAAGCGAGAGATACACTCGCTTCGGTTTTATTTTTATCTAGATTAGAGGAAGATGCGAAAAAATATGTGGATTAAAGTTATATATTCGTAATTTGTAATAAAATGTTCTTTTTTTTATTTGTTTAAAAATTTTAATTTGTTAAAATAGTATAAAAATAGATTAATAAAAAGGGGTGTGTATATGTCAGATGGGCTTTTAAAAATGTGGTTTGCTTTAGGAGCAATTGGATTTATGTTTTTTGCAGTAAGTTTTATTTTACTAAGTAGATACAAAATAAAGAATAAATTTTTGAAAGGGATTACAGCGTTAGTAGCGTACACCCTTATGGTTGTGTCAGGAATTGTTATTTTTCTTGTTGTATTTAGTGGACCAGTACAGCAGTAAAGGGAATGGTCTCGAAAATGCTACATACGGAGCAAGTTATATTAGTATGAAAAGGTGATTGCTAGTGAAAAAAGTCCATATTATTTTAATATTTTGTTGTATGAGCCTTTTAACAGGTTGTCTGTATCCGAAAGAAAATATGAGACAAAATGCTGTTCCTTATGAAGATCAGCTACAGGTTGTCCAAAAAGCTGTAGAGACATTTAAGGAGAAAAATGATGGGATATTGCCAATTAAGACGCGGGATATGAGTACGCCTATTTATCAAAAGTATCCAATCGATTTTCAAAAGATTGCTCCGCGTTACATACAAGAAGCGCCAGGAAATGCGTATGAAAGCGGAGGGGTGTACCAATACGTATTAATAGACGTTGAAACAAACCCAACAGTAAAGTTAATTGATGTTAGGATGGCTGAACAAATCCAGGAATTATCATTAAAGCTTAGGATGTATCGGGATGAACATCAATATCCACCATTTAAAAAGGTAATTTCAGATGGTGTGTATGAATTAGATTTCAAAAAACTAGGATACAAAGATGTGCCACAAGTAACAAGTCCGTACTCTGGTAAAGGGCTTCCTTTTGTAATCAATGAAAAGGGAGAAATTTATGTTGATTATCGAATCGACTTATATGAAGCGTTGAAAAAAAATGAAGGGCAATTTCAGGAGGGGGAAGATATTCGGAATATACTTTTGAAAGATTCTCCATTTGTACCTGCGTATTCTTTACCGTATACGGTAAAGAATGGAGAACCAATTTTTTTAAAATCATAAGTCATGAACCTTTCTTTTAGTGAATAAGTTCTAGAAGAAAGGTTTTTTATGTTACACAACTTGCGATGCAAACAAAAGGTATTTTTTAATAGTCATATGAAATTGGACAAAATTATATGATATATTGTCCGAACTTCTAGAATACCATTATATTATATCAGATATTATAGGCAACGTTAGAGAAGGTATTAGTTGACTATAAACGTGGAATTATTCCCAAAAATATTGAGGGAGGGAATCACTTGGAAAAGGTAGATATTTTTAAAGATATTGCGGAACGCACAGGCGGTGATATTTATTTTGGAGTTGTAGGAGCTGTTCGAACAGGGAAATCAACATTCATTAAAAAATTTATGGAACTTGTAGTTATTCCTAATATTGAGAATGAGTCTGACCGTCAAAGGGCGCAGGATGAACTGCCTCAAAGTGCTGCTGGTCGTACAATCATGACGACGGAACCGAAGTTTGTTCCAAACCAAGCGGTTTCTATCGAAGTAGATGAAGGTCTTGAAGTGAATATTCGATTGGTAGATTGCGTTGGATATACGGTTCCAGGAGCAAAAGGCTATGAAGATGAGAATGGCCCACGCATGATTAATACTCCTTGGTATGAAGAACCTATTCCATTCCATGAAGCTGCAGAAATCGGAACACGTAAAGTAATTCAAGAACATTCCACAATTGGTGTTGTAATTACAACAGATGGAACGATTGGTGAAATTCCAAGAAGAGATTATATAGAGGCAGAAGAACGCGTAGTAAATGAGTTAAAAGAAGTCGGAAAACCTTTCATTATGATCATCAACACTGTACAGCCGTATCATCCAGATACAGAGCAATTGCGCCAAAGTTTATCTGAAGAATATGATATCCCAGTCATTGCGATGAGTGTAGAAAGTTTAAGGGAAACAGATGTGTACAATGTACTTCGAGAAGCATTATTTGAGTTCCCTGTTTTAGAAGTGAATGTTAACCTTCCGAGCTGGGTGATGGTGTTAAATGAAGGGCATTGGTTGCGCCAAAGTTATCAAGAAGCGGTTCAAGAGACTGTGAAGGATATAAAACGTCTTCGTGATGTGGACCGTGTCGTTTGGCAGTTTAGTCAGTATGAATTTATTGATCGAGCGAGCTTAGCTGGTATTGATATGGGGCAAGGCGTAGCAGAGATTGATTTATATGCACCGGATGAATTATATGATCAAATTTTAAAAGAAGTAGTAGGGGTAGAAATTCGAGGGAAAGATCATTTATTAAAGCTTATGCTCGATTTATCTCATGCAAAAATAGAATACGATCAAGTGGCGGATGCCTTGCGTATGGTAAAGCAAACAGGATATGGTGTAGCAGCGCCTGCGTTAGCTGACATGAGCTTAGATGAGCCAGAAATTATTCGTCACGGTTCAAGGTTTGGTGTGAAATTAAAAGCTGTAGCTCCGTCTATTCATATGATTAAAGTAGATGTGGAGTCAACGTTTGAGCCAATCATTGGTACTGAAAAGCAAAGTGAAGAACTAGTTCGTTACTTAATGCAGGATTTTGAAGATGACCCATTATCAATTTGGAATTCTGATATATTCGGGCGTTCACTTAGCTCTATTGTTCGAGAAGGCATACAAGCGAAACTATCTTTAATGCCAGAAAATGCGAGATATAAATTAAAAGAAACGCTAGAGAGAATTATTAATGAAGGATCTGGCGGATTAATTGCGATTATATTATAAGAAAAAATCCCTCTCATCGTAGAGGGATTTTTTTGATTTTTGCGTATGGAATAGAAAAATAAACAGTCATTATCTAATATATTGTTGTAAATTGTCAAGTTTCATCAGATTTTCACATTTTAAGAGTAACAATTTCCTTAAAAATATTGAATTATAAAGGAGAATCGTATAATATAGGCGTTGATAATGATTTATCTACATCTTTGTAGTATAGAATTTGTAAAAATTGCCTACAAATGAAAGTAAGACTCATTTTATGATCATTATACAGTCTTATCTTTGGGAGGAGGTGAATGGCATGAACAAGACAGATTTAATCAATGCTGTTGCAGAAGCAAGTTCCCTTT includes these proteins:
- a CDS encoding NAD(P)H-dependent glycerol-3-phosphate dehydrogenase encodes the protein MTKITVVGAGSWGTALAMVLADNGHDVRIWGNRSELMDEINTKHENSRYLPGITLPSTIVAYSSLEEALVDVNVVLLVVPTKAYREVLQDMKKYVAGPITWVHASKGIEPGTSKRISEVIEEEIPENLIKDVVVLSGPSHAEEVGLRQETTVTSAAKRMEAAEEVQDLFMNSYFRVYTNPDIVGVELGGALKNIIALAAGITDGLGLGDNAKAALMTRGLTEIARLGRKMGGNPLTFAGLTGMGDLIVTCTSVHSRNWRAGNMLGKGHSLEEVLESMGMVVEGVRTTKAAHELAEKMEVEMPITAALYDVLFNGNNVKDAVGSLMGRVRKHEVEAIPDLL
- a CDS encoding DUF2768 domain-containing protein, encoding MSDGLLKMWFALGAIGFMFFAVSFILLSRYKIKNKFLKGITALVAYTLMVVSGIVIFLVVFSGPVQQ
- the der gene encoding ribosome biogenesis GTPase Der, giving the protein MPKPVIAIVGRPNVGKSTIFNRIVGERVSIVEDIPGITRDRIYSAGEWLNHEFNIIDTGGIDIGDEPFLTQIRQQAEVAIDEADVIIFMTNGRDGVTAADEEVAKILYRSKKPIVLAVNKVDNPEMRSDIYDFYALGFGEPFPISGTHGLGLGDLLDEAANHFPKIEEEAYDDETIRFSLIGRPNVGKSSLVNALLGQERVIVSNIAGTTRDAVDTPYSKDGQDYVIIDTAGMRKKGKVYESTEKYSVLRALRAIERSDVVLVVLDGEEGIIEQDKKIAGYAHDSGRAVIIVVNKWDAVKKDEKTMKAFEENIRAHFQFLEYAPIVFLSAKTKKRTQTLLPVINEVNESHSIRIQTNVLNDVIMDAVAMNPTPTHNGSRLKIFYATQVAVKPPTFVIFVNDTELMHFSYERFLKNRLREAFGFVGTPIHIIARARD
- a CDS encoding stage VI sporulation protein F; this translates as MDNNIFNNIEKEAKVNKEDIFKLASSVQNANLRDETVLRQLIHQVALMAGREVPKEQEDQIVKAIINNNMPADFGSLSKMFKK
- the spoIVA gene encoding stage IV sporulation protein A — translated: MEKVDIFKDIAERTGGDIYFGVVGAVRTGKSTFIKKFMELVVIPNIENESDRQRAQDELPQSAAGRTIMTTEPKFVPNQAVSIEVDEGLEVNIRLVDCVGYTVPGAKGYEDENGPRMINTPWYEEPIPFHEAAEIGTRKVIQEHSTIGVVITTDGTIGEIPRRDYIEAEERVVNELKEVGKPFIMIINTVQPYHPDTEQLRQSLSEEYDIPVIAMSVESLRETDVYNVLREALFEFPVLEVNVNLPSWVMVLNEGHWLRQSYQEAVQETVKDIKRLRDVDRVVWQFSQYEFIDRASLAGIDMGQGVAEIDLYAPDELYDQILKEVVGVEIRGKDHLLKLMLDLSHAKIEYDQVADALRMVKQTGYGVAAPALADMSLDEPEIIRHGSRFGVKLKAVAPSIHMIKVDVESTFEPIIGTEKQSEELVRYLMQDFEDDPLSIWNSDIFGRSLSSIVREGIQAKLSLMPENARYKLKETLERIINEGSGGLIAIIL